The Spinacia oleracea cultivar Varoflay chromosome 2, BTI_SOV_V1, whole genome shotgun sequence DNA segment GTTTTATACAATGTAGCAACAGGTTGACACTGGAAGAAGTTGCAGAAGAATACATTGATCAACTTCTTGGTATGAGTTTGGTTGAAGTTCAACACAGAGATGAAACTGGAAAACCTAAAAGCTTAAGAGTCCATGAATTCTTGCTTGAGATAATCCTTTCTAAGGCAAAGGAGTTGGGTTTTTTACAAACTCACCCAGAAAAGAATTCCAACATTGCTGATGATCCACGACGTTTGTCCATCCACAACTCTAATGCAGTTGCAAATCCTGCAATGGAGATTAATATCGGAATCAAGTTGAACATCCGGTCTCTTCTAATAGTAACAGAGCCTGCAAGAGCACAAGAGAAGTTATGGACAAAGGTGTTACCTAAAGCATTGAGCAACACTCGTCTGCTGAAAGTTCTTGATTTGAGTAATGCCCCCATTGATGAACTTCCCAAGGAAGTTTGGAGACTATTTAACTTACGCTACTTAAGCCTAAGAAATACGCGAGTTAAGAGGATTCCAAACTCTATTGGTAAGCTTCAAGATCTCCAAACATTGGATTTGAAAGGAACTTCAATTTACGAGCTTCCTGTTGATCTTAACACGCTCCACAAGCTACGCCATCTTCTTACATACAGCTATAACTATGAATCAGCTTTTAGCCTCACCTGGAAAGTGATAGGAGTGAAATTTCCAGAAAAGGCATTGGAGAAATTAGGGGAATTACAAAAGCTAGCATTTGTTGATGTGGGTGATAGAAGTACAGTGATCAATGAGCTAAGAAATTTGAGGCAACTGAGAAAGCTAGGAATCATGGGGCTCAAGATGACAGACGGGAAAGAACTCTGTGCTGCAATTGAACAGATGGAATGCCTTGAAGCATTAAGTGtatattcaaaatacaatgaaTTGATTGATTTAGAGTATTTCCGGTCACCTCCTTCAACACTTAAACGCCTCTATCTGAATGGACCGTTGACATTCTTCCCAAGCTGGATCCTCGAACTCCACAGCCTAGTGAAAATTCGTCTAAGGTGGTCATGTTTAGACGATGTGAATCCTCTTGGATTCCTAGAAACATTGCCTAATTTAGTTGAACTTCAGTTGTTAGACGCATACTGTGGTGACAACTTAAAAATTAGTAATCAAGGGTTCAAGAAGCTCAAGATCCTACATCTCCTTGATTTGAAAGCTCTCGTGTTGTTTTCTATAGACAAATGTGCTTTGGCTCTACTTCAGCTGATGGAAATCAAGGGAAGTCCGAGACTGCAGGTGCCATTGGGACTCGAGTATCTCCCTAGGCTAGAAACACTCATTTTCCGTGATATGCCACTGGATTTTGATCTTAGCCTTCAAAAAGATGGGCAACATTATTCCGTTGTCAAACATGTACCTAATGTTTTATTTCTGAAGACCGGCAAAATGTTCTGATACGATTAGGGAGGACGCCGAGGGTGAGTTCAAGATCTTGGTAGTCGACCACACATTGGAGTTGAGCTGCTTAGGAAGGGCGGGAAAAGGATTGGTATTTACTAATTCAACAGAAGTGGTTTGTTTGGTGACTTGAGAGTTTGGATTTTGTTAAAATTGCCTTGTTTATTAGGATTTTGGCTTGCAGGTTTTTGAGCTTCACTTGAAGTCGGTTTTCCGGTTTAAGCCAAGGATAAACTTTAAGCATTTTAGTTATTGTTAAGTAGTTTTCCTAGTCCTATTGTTATTAGGATTCCTACCTAAAAAAGGAGGACCTTGTTTCCGTTTTATTCATTGAAGTTTGATACTTGGGGTTTTGAGTGTTTTTGTTAAAAACATATTTTGGCATGATTTGTGTGTGAGATTTATTATGAGCTCGAGGGTGATCTTCTTTAATCAAGTTATATAAATCATTTGTTTCTAGTAATTGTTCATGGTGGCTAGGCATTTATAGAATAGTAATCTAGAAGTACTATCTTATTAGGGTGTTAAATCCACATCAGGTTCTTCTAGCAAACATGATATCTTTCATTCATTGATGATCAAATTCTGCAAAAGCATTGGAACTTCTATTCTAATCAAGTGTATTTCTAGTAAATTGCATTGGAACTTCTATTCTACATACTCTTCTGATGtaataaattaagtatttgtttTAAGCACTATTACGACATAATTAACCCCTAAAATTGGGATCTAGCTCTGTAGCTCAACATAATTCAACTAACCAACATAAACAAACCCAGTCTAGCAATTGTCTGTGGTAAATAGTTGTGTGATAAATAGTTCGGTTTCAGTGTAACTACAAgtccaaaaaaaattgagacCTTATCATCCGAAAGAAAGGGCAGCTAATTTTTAACTGTAATCTCTGAAACTAACAAAACAAGGGTCACCGACACGACATAAACACAAAAAGAGAGCAAAATCTCAGAATGGCAAAAATGTTGACAAAatggaaagaaaaaaataaatttgcaATAAAGGTTAGATAACTGACTATTTCCTTGACTTCTTTTTTGATTTAGATCCACCTGTATTCTGGGAGGCTGCTTTCGAGCTGCTGGCTTGGCTTGACTTTGAATGTGTGGCCTTGGTATCAACATTATCAGCCCCAGAACTTCGAGCAGGACCATCAGAATTCCCGGCCTCTTGTTTATCCCGAGAAACAGCACCTTGGGAGCCTCTCACATGAGCTGCCCTCTTATCCTTTCTCTTAGGTCTGAAAGTAGATCTCTCCCTCTTTGGCAACCAACGCTCCGGGTCTGGTGGTGGGCCAGGGTGAGCAGGGTCAAATCCCTTTGGATATCTTGGCTTTCTCTTCCTTTTCTTCTTTGTTTTATCCTTGTTCTTACTCTCATCATGCCCTTCGATATTCACAAGACGAGATCCATTTTCGGCAGGCTTTGCACCAGAAGTTGCCTCGAGATCATCTACATTAATTCCTTTCAAACCAGGAAGTGATTTGAGCTTCTTTTCATAAGCTTCGGCCTTCTCAACATTGACATGAGCAGCAGTAGTAActaatccaaccaaagcatcaacATTGCTATTGTTCTTAACAAGTTCCTCAAACAACCTCAACGCCTCTTTCTGTCTACCATGCTTGAGCTTGAAAGAAGCAGCTTCTTGCATGATAATGGTAAGTTTGTTGTCTTCAGTCATTGCATTGGACCACCATTTTATTGCATTGTCTAACACTACCTCAGCACCATCGATGTCTCCCAAACGTTCTTTCAAGGCAACAATGGTGGCCACCGTAGCAGGCATGTGTTGGATATCGGGGATCTTTGAAAGGGACTCTGCTGCCACTTGAAAGTGACCGGCAGCAGCAGCCACTTGAGCTCTGGCAAGGAGGAATACCTTTGACTTGTCAGGAAACTTTCCAGCAAACTGCCCCAGCACCTCTTCAGCTCTGCCAGCCTTGTTCTCCCTGACCAGTACAGCAGCTTGAAGCAGCACAGGTGTCGCACTTTCTGGAAACATTCCCACTAAAGCAGTAACAAGTTCCCGGGCCTGAAATTAAACAGTGTATTCAGTGCTACTTCGTCTTTCCGTCTGTTATTTGTGAATTGTTGCACAAATAGaacaaaatgaataaaaatatacaaataCGTGACAGAAACTTTGTAAAAGTAAAGAAAGAGGTACCTGGTCAATTTTGTTAGCATGAACAAGTAAAAGTGCTCGATTAACATAGACTGCTTCCTTCTGCTTGACTGAAAGTTTTGACTCAAGGGCACCAGCCAACCGGAACTGGCCCCCCTCACCTTTCTCTATAAGCCGATCAAGCTTCTTCAGGCTGTCAGAAACTTCTTTTAGACCTCGGAGGGAAATTAAGTTGTTTGTTGCAATAGCAAGGGATGGTTCATCATCTAAATTCTGTTTTATCATGTCCAAGTATGCTTTCACAGCTTCTTGTGTATTTCCAAGTTGCTGAAAAGGCAGGAATATTGAACTTTTCAGCACATTTACATTCATAGGTAAAAGAAGTAAGATGTCTCACGATCCATACCTGCTGAACATATGCCAGTTGAACAGCTATAGGCGCCAATTCATTTTCTATATCATCATCTGCCCAGTTATCTTCCATCAGTGATTCCTGACCCACTCtgtaaaacaaataaatcactCATGAGTTTACAAGATCAACTCAAATATCAGCAAGAACTCCCATTGTTCTGTCTACCGAAGCACAAAACATGATCTTTCAACAATTAAATCAGATGCATGTCTCCCAGTTTTGCAGCTTTTCCCTATTTCACATAAATTGTTTCACAACAATGTTTCCCACAGGCCATAATAAAATAATCTGCATTTATGCAAAAATATAACTACACCTCAAAACCAAAAATAACTACACTTAGTTAATAAATCTTGGATAAGATAATTATCACTGGTTCACCAACTGACCAAAACAAAGCAAAATAAAAACTGTTAATGTTCCCACTTGTGTAACAATACATAGCGCCACAATTACGAATTCACCCATACCAGAGATAATGCTGGCATGTGAACGTCAGCCGACAGTTCCGTAAATTAAGAGGTGAGAAGCACAAATCAGCATGTGTTACTGAACCATATGGCCTAGGGATAGAAGTATTGCTGACGTAAATTCGGCTTAAAAGCATGTGAATCTCCTTCTACTCTTTCATAATTAAGAAGGAAAGTCATTTGAATTTTTACCTTCTAGCTGACAGCAAAAGCTGTTCCGCGTCCACATAATTATTCCTCTCGATCAATGAGCAAGCAGTGTTATATGCCAGTTCAAAGCTGCTGGATGGTTTAACCTTGAGAGCTTCCAGCACTCCCTGCACCTCAGACGACCTCCCTGCTCCTACCAGACCAGCAACGAAGTTGACCTCCAATGAGTCAACACTTAAGTTTTGAAGTTTCTGATAGATGTCAAGGCAAGCATCCATTCTTCCCAAACGATACAATATCTGGGATTCTAGCAACATAGTTGCAGTACTCCTCTCCTGGTTTTTTAAGGATTCCAAAGCTTCATCCAGTTTATTTAGCCTGTACAAACAGTACGCCTATGGAACATATGACAAGCATCAAAAATCACATACATTTTACTCCATCAACATACAATACTAAAAATGAGAATCATATGATTCATAAAACGATATATGCCTAAGCAAAAGAAGGAACGAATCATTTCAACATAGTCGTCAGATAAATACATTGAGCTCTAGaggtcatcattatcattaccccgtTGCCTTCAAAGAGGCTTCCGCGACAAGCGAGGTAAGAAGGGGTCCGACGTACGCagccttacccctgcaattgcagagaggatGTTTCCAATTGACCAATAAGCAATAACGGAACAACCAtgttctacttcatggaaaggaagtgAAGAGGTTCAAACTTCAAAGAGCTATTTTGAATTAGTCCATTATATCCcaaagccaaaagaacaaatgaatcacTGCCTACATCAGAAATGGACAATTCATACATAACCAAATACTCTAATTCCCAAAAACTAACAGAAAAAATAACTAATTAATGGCATTGTATGATAGTGCTAAACTATGTAGCGTTGCTTATTCAACACCAAAATCACATTCTACAGCTTCCACCATgttattagaaaaaaaaatataccagAAACATATGATCCCAAGTCAAACTTGAGGATTTTGCTGGAATATAGTAtaaggaaataaaaaaaatctacaaCTTTATTCCCATGATCCGGATTCACCCAAAGATAAAGGATACAAGCAACCTAGGCAGTGAAAATCTAAACCACATGGTGCAATGGGATCACAAAAACCCTCCATATCACATTCCTAGCCAGCCAAGTCAATTTCTTTCTACGACTTCCATCATCTCCACTTGAAACAATGCACCCATAACTCCAATTGACCCAAggaccaaaaa contains these protein-coding regions:
- the LOC110782078 gene encoding uncharacterized protein isoform X2, whose translation is MAPKAKEKAKGSSSQPAISIEDLFTSLNKFIGKKEYAQVVKVAEQVLSIAPGDEDALRCKIVALINTDNIDGAIAIIQSSQRLPIDLSFLKAYCLYRLNKLDEALESLKNQERSTATMLLESQILYRLGRMDACLDIYQKLQNLSVDSLEVNFVAGLVGAGRSSEVQGVLEALKVKPSSSFELAYNTACSLIERNNYVDAEQLLLSARRVGQESLMEDNWADDDIENELAPIAVQLAYVQQQLGNTQEAVKAYLDMIKQNLDDEPSLAIATNNLISLRGLKEVSDSLKKLDRLIEKGEGGQFRLAGALESKLSVKQKEAVYVNRALLLVHANKIDQARELVTALVGMFPESATPVLLQAAVLVRENKAGRAEEVLGQFAGKFPDKSKVFLLARAQVAAAAGHFQVAAESLSKIPDIQHMPATVATIVALKERLGDIDGAEVVLDNAIKWWSNAMTEDNKLTIIMQEAASFKLKHGRQKEALRLFEELVKNNSNVDALVGLVTTAAHVNVEKAEAYEKKLKSLPGLKGINVDDLEATSGAKPAENGSRLVNIEGHDESKNKDKTKKKRKRKPRYPKGFDPAHPGPPPDPERWLPKRERSTFRPKRKDKRAAHVRGSQGAVSRDKQEAGNSDGPARSSGADNVDTKATHSKSSQASSSKAASQNTGGSKSKKKSRK
- the LOC110782078 gene encoding uncharacterized protein isoform X6, with amino-acid sequence MELLRLFSLHRGSQLTLVSLRLNKLDEALESLKNQERSTATMLLESQILYRLGRMDACLDIYQKLQNLSVDSLEVNFVAGLVGAGRSSEVQGVLEALKVKPSSSFELAYNTACSLIERNNYVDAEQLLLSARRVGQESLMEDNWADDDIENELAPIAVQLAYVQQQLGNTQEAVKAYLDMIKQNLDDEPSLAIATNNLISLRGLKEVSDSLKKLDRLIEKGEGGQFRLAGALESKLSVKQKEAVYVNRALLLVHANKIDQARELVTALVGMFPESATPVLLQAAVLVRENKAGRAEEVLGQFAGKFPDKSKVFLLARAQVAAAAGHFQVAAESLSKIPDIQHMPATVATIVALKERLGDIDGAEVVLDNAIKWWSNAMTEDNKLTIIMQEAASFKLKHGRQKEALRLFEELVKNNSNVDALVGLVTTAAHVNVEKAEAYEKKLKSLPGLKGINVDDLEATSGAKPAENGSRLVNIEGHDESKNKDKTKKKRKRKPRYPKGFDPAHPGPPPDPERWLPKRERSTFRPKRKDKRAAHVRGSQGAVSRDKQEAGNSDGPARSSGADNVDTKATHSKSSQASSSKAASQNTGGSKSKKKSRK
- the LOC110782078 gene encoding uncharacterized protein isoform X1 — translated: MAPKAKEKAKGSSSQPAISIEDLFTSLNKFIGKKEYAQVVKVAEQVLSIAPGDEDALRCKIVALINTDNIDGAIAIIQSSQRLPIDLSFLKAYCLYRLNKLDEALESLKNQERSTATMLLESQILYRLGRMDACLDIYQKLQNLSVDSLEVNFVAGLVGAGRSSEVQGVLEALKVKPSSSFELAYNTACSLIERNNYVDAEQLLLSARRVGQESLMEDNWADDDIENELAPIAVQLAYVQQQLGNTQEAVKAYLDMIKQNLDDEPSLAIATNNLISLRGLKEVSDSLKKLDRLIEKGEGGQFRLAGALESKLSVKQKEAVYVNRALLLVHANKIDQARELVTALVGMFPESATPVLLQAAVLVRENKAGRAEEVLGQFAGKFPDKSKVFLLARAQVAAAAGHFQVAAESLSKIPDIQHMPATVATIVALKERLGDIDGAEVVLDNAIKWWSNAMTEDNKLTIIMQEAASFKLKHGRQKEALRLFEELVKNNSNVDALVGLVTTAAHVNVEKAEAYEKKLKSLPGLKGINVDDLEATSGAKPAENGSRLVNIEGHDESKNKDKTKKKRKRKPRYPKGFDPAHPGPPPDPERWLPKRERSTFRPKRKDKRAAHVRGSQGAVSRDKQEAGNSDGPARSSGADNVDTKATHSKSSQASSSKAASQNTGGSKSKKKSRK
- the LOC110782078 gene encoding uncharacterized protein isoform X4, which gives rise to MAPKAKEKAKGSSSQPAISIEDLFTSLNKFIGKKEYAQVVKVAEQVLSIAPGDEDALRCKIVALINTDNIDGAIAIIQSSQRLPIDLSFLKAYCLYRLNKLDEALESLKNQERSTATMLLESQILYRLGRMDACLDIYQKLQNLSVDSLEVNFVAGLVGAGRSSEVQGVLEALKVKPSSSFELAYNTACSLIERNNYVDAEQLLLSARRVGQESLMEDNWADDDIENELAPIAVQLAYVQQQLGNTQEAVKAYLDMIKQNLDDEPSLAIATNNLISLRGLKEVSDSLKKLDRLIEKGEGGQFRLAGALESKLSVKQKEAVYVNRALLLVHANKIDQARELVTALVGMFPESATPVLLQAAVLVRENKAGRAEEVLGQFAGKFPDKSKVFLLARAQVAAAAGHFQVAAESLSKIPDIQHMPATVATIVALKERLGDIDGAEVVLDNAIKWWSNAMTEDNKLTIIMQEAASFKLKHGRQKEALRLFEELVKNNSNVDALVGLVTTAAHVNVEKAEAYEKKLKSLPGLKGINVDDLEATSGAKPAENGSRLVNIEGHDESKNKDKTKKKRKRKPRYPKGFDPAHPGPPPDPERWLPKRERSTFRPKRKDKRAAHVRGSQGAVSRDKQEAGNSDGPARSSGADNVDTKATHSKSSQASSSKAASQNTGGSKSKKKSRK